In Rhinolophus ferrumequinum isolate MPI-CBG mRhiFer1 chromosome 8, mRhiFer1_v1.p, whole genome shotgun sequence, the DNA window TTCAGGTTTCGGATCACTGAAAACTAGTGGaggtgccaggagctggggtgtGGTGCTGACTGGTTAGGAATAAAGATTCTAATATGCATTATTATTGTCACTAATACTGTTAATAGCTCCGGTGAAGTGGGAGCTGCTCATATGGCAAACACTTTCatatacatgatctcatttaatccttgggAGTTTTCTTGGTGGTCAGAGTTTAAACGAAGTCCTGTTTtgcagtgggagggagggaatgaagtGACGTCAGCTGTCTTTCTGATCTGGGATATCTGAGGACCTGGAGAGTAAAGTCCAGCCAGTGCTCAGGACAGGTGGGGCTGATGGAGGGACAGGACGTGCCTGTTCTCCAGACAGCATGATGTCTAGGGTCAGAAGGTTTCTGGGTCCCGTGTTATTGTGACTTGCTCTCTGTATCTGGGGCCTTTTCAGCCTCTAGGGGTGTTGTAATTTCACCAAGTGCCTTTATGGCTATTGCTTTCCTACAGGGGTGATCCATCTCATAGATGGGAAAACAAGGGCCAAAGGGGTTAAGAAACCACCTAAGGGCAAGGGCCTTTAATGGTTTGTAGAAACAGAGGTTTCAAAGTTTCCTTGGTTGGTTTCTTAGCAGTAGAGCTGTTTTTCTAATGCTTTCCAATACAGATTCCTAGATTCCCACTGTCTCCAGCAGGTAACAGGGATCTGCTATAGTGGGAGTGAGGAAGGGGCCCTCTCAGCTTCCCTTGCTCCCCTGCTCATCACCTGGAAGCCCCTCTAGGAAGCAAGGGGACAGTTCGAGAACCACAGCCCAGTCAGTCTCCTGCCAGAGTACTCTTCACAGCACCCCAGGCTGCTTTTGTCTCGGGATCTGAATTGGGGTCCTGACCCCTTGGGTATCCTTCTGTACTCTAATCCTTTTCCTCCCCATTAATATTGAGCCCCTAACACTACAGCCCTCTACTTGGAAGGCCCCAGTCGGTGCTTATTGGCTGGATGCATCCCTTCCCCTGCAATCGTATAGTCGTCCAGTCCAGTCGTCCTCTAGCTGTTAACAGGCTTTATTGTGATTTCGGtgagtgatcttgggcaagtcacctgacCTCTGCATAACAGTTTCCATTTTAGCATACCCCCCAGGGATTCCTACTCTACCAGCCTGACAGATTTAAGAGTAAAATAGGACCCTACCTCAGCAGCAGTGCCAAAAGCAAATGAGGTCCTCATTCATGTATCCTTGGGGTTGAAATTCGCAGTCGCTTCTGCTCAGGTGGGCAAGCTAGCAGCTAGCCTGATGTTCTCGGTAGAGCTCTGACCGTAAGACTCTCCCAGGAGCATGGCTTTGCTTTTTGTGTCCCTCACTGAGAACTACACGTTAGTGAGGGACACATAAAGACTTGCCTCTGGAAGCCTCCATTTGCCCAGCATTGACTGTCCCACATGTCTTGTTTTGCTTACCTCCCCAAATGGTGTACAACCTGGGCTGCTTCCACACATATTGTAAATGgtgtatgtaatttaatttatgaCTAGGCAGGAGATTCAGTTTAAAGGGAGCTTCAGATAGAGGTGACAATAGCTGCAAACTTGACCATTTATTTATCCCATGGCTCTTCCTGAGTACCCACTGAATATCCAGGTCAAGtactgtgccaggtgctagggACACAGCAGTGTCTAAACAGGAGGCCCTGCCCTTTTGGAGAGCACAGTCTCTAAGCGAGATAGACAATAATGTGTAACTACAAATCAGAAGGAATCACATGTGGTCAGAATGGTGAAAACAAATAGGTACCTGATGGGAAGTGTCAGGTGAGGACCCAGTTTGGATAGGGTAGGCAGAAAAGGCGGCTCTGAGGAGGTTACATTTTAGTTGAGACATGAAGAATGGAGAAACGGAGGCAACCTGGAGaagagctttttggtggaggGGCCAATAGGTCTGAGGCAAGAAAGTTCTAGATTGATCCTAGGCATGGAAAGAGGGCTACTGTACTTGAGTGGGGTGGCCAAGGAGAATGCACTGGGGGACAAAGTTGGAGAGGTCGGCAGGGCAGATCTGCAGTGCTTGTGGGTGGGATAAGGACTTTTACTATgaagtttcttttgctttctgggCTAGTGGTTGGGAATGGCACCTGGGTGGTGTCCCAGTGCTGTGAGATAAGGGACAGTCACTAGACACCTGACTCAGCTTGCCAGAAGAGAGGAGGGGCGTCCAGTGCTGAAACCAGAGACTGAAGGACAGCCTCAGTGACTGTCCACTCCCTGTCCCCCAAAAGAAGCTGCTAGAACAGTCTGGTTAGCAAGTTCTGGGAGGGGCTAAGCAAGACTACAGGGCAAGGTGCAAACATCACTTTCAGTACTGAGAAAAACAAGTTAATAAAACAGATGCCTGGACACAATGTGGAAAGTGCAGAACCAGCTGGGTGGGAATTAGAGAAAACTGGACGTGTACTGGGGAAATCctagggagagagaagggaaacttAACCATGTATTATGTTCTGGTGATTTTTACAACCCTCACAGCCTTCCAGgcagttttcttgttttgcttaCAAAGAAACCCAGGACGGCTGCAAGCTCAAGGTCACACTAGCCAGGCCAGACAGATTTTCTGAATTCAGAAGGGACTAGGAGTTGCCAGTGATTTGAATTTGGATTTCTTACTCTTTAAGAAGATCATTAAAGAAAGGTCAGGGAACTTTGGGCCTGGACAGTCAATACTTACAGGTCTTGAATGGAGGACAGGGAACAAGTAGAAAGGGGGGAGGGCTCCCCAAAGAAGGTGCTGAAAAGTAAGGAGGAACTGGGGAGGCAGCTGTGAGTAAAGGTGGCATTCCAGCTTCCCTGGAGACCGTAGCAGGAAACATGGCTGTGGGAAGGTGGAAGGCATGTTTGGGGTCTTCCCTGAAGAGGTTGGAGGGGGTGCGGCAGGGCCCTCTCTGACATGTACCTCTGTGGTATCTTCCAGGCCCAGAGGCTGCTGGGCCAAAGGAGGCCCCGTCGGTCCTTCTTTGAATCCTTCATCCGGACCCTCATCATCGTGTGTGCTGCCCTGGCCGTGGTCCTCTCCTCTGTCTCCATCTGTGATGGCCACTGGCTCCTGGCTGAGGACCGCCTCTTTGGGCTGTGGCACTTCTGTACCACCTCCAATCAGACTGGGCCACAGTGCCTCAGAGACCTGAGTCAGGCCCATGTGCCAGGGCTGGCTATGGGCATGGTCCTGGTCCGCAGCGGGGGTGCCTTGGCCGTGGTGGCTGCCATTTTTGGCCTGGAGCTCCTCATGGTATCCCAGGTGTGTGAGGACCGCCACACACGGCGCAAGTGGGCCCTGGGctccatcctcctcctcatctcGTTCGTCCTCTCCTCTACGGGCCTTCTGGGTTTTGTGATCCTCCTCAGGAGCCAGATCACGCTCATCGGCTTCACTCTGATGTTCTGGTGCCAGTTCACcgcctccttcctcttcttcctgaacGCCATCAGCGGCCTTCACGTCAACAGCATGACCCATCCCTGGGACCAACCAAGGAAGTTTTAGAGCCCTCCACCTCCCGAGGATGCCTGGTTCTATAAGAAATTGTGGTCAAGATGGGACTTTTCCAACCTGGGACCTTTGGTGGGGGAAAGGGTAGAACAATGACCTTGAAACTGCTGCCTCTTGGCCAATAATCTTCCGGTGCTTGGCCAGAAATGGCCCAGGGGCCTTTGCAGCTAGTCTGCAGGGCCAGAGGCCAGGAGGATGCCATTATGCCACCAGCTACACAGGCTTAGCCAAGTTAATAAGATGTAGCTTTTAGAAGAACTCATTATAAAACCCTTTCCTTGAATCCTTCTCCCGGGACAGGAATAGATTTGGGAGCAGCTCTGGTAACTGGTGCCTGGGCTAGCTGCATAGCCATGTGCTGTTGACACCTGTTTTATGGCTCTGTGCTGGGATATGAGCTACGGGGTCCCTAGGGCCTGCTAGGGTTGCTAAGAGTGGATCATTCTTCCAGCTAAGTGTGTCCAATCAGGGCCTAGGACTTCCGCCAGCTCAAAGGCCCTTTCTGCACATTTCCGTGCCTTAGCTTTGGTCATGCCAGGGAGGCAGAGTTCAGGATTCCCTCAGAATGTCTGGCACATGATAGGTTTTCAAACCATTTGACTTGATTCAATTCCTGGAACCCCATAACCCCTGGATAACCCCAGCTTCCAGCAGCTGGCTGTCCCCTCTTTGAGAAGAGTTCTTGAGCAAGCCTTCCAGACAGGTCCCCCTGACTTCTGATGCACAGCCCTCCCTGAGATGAATGTGCATTTCCATCTTTGGTGAGGATCAGATGGCCTCAGGGTACCATTTTTGATCCTAGAACACATTTCAAAGAGCATGTGTCTAGACCTGTTGGACCTTGGGTAATGATTAATAACCATCCTGGGGAGGAGTGCAGGTGAAGGGGACCAGAAACCAGTGGAGATTTCCATCCTTGCCAGCAGATCAGGGTTTTTGTACACTAGCCCCGTTTCCAATCCCTTTTTTGCCCTCAGCCCATTTCATTCTACACTAGCCTCTTCCCACTCCCCCACCTGATAAATTCGGGCCTTCCCTGGTTCATTCTTGCTGCCGCTGACTGATTGCATGAGTTTTCGGTCTCTGCCCTGCCCTTGCCACAGCAGGTTGACTTTCTGAGCTGGGCTGGGTGCCTATACCTACctcttgtgatttttaaaaaaacttttattccaaaatgcaCAGAGTCTGTGGACATGACTTGAGCAAGGTGTTGTGGACCAATCGGTGTTTTGGAGAGCAGAGCTCATCAACCATGTAGACTGAGTTCTTAGCCCTGGAAGTGGGCGCCTGGCCTTCTCACCAGGAGCAATCTACAAGGAGCAAAGGGTGACCGCCTTGTCTGCAGGGGGAAGGTACAGAAGTAGGGAGCCAAGCCCTGGAGAGGGATAGCTCTTGTCCAGGATCACCCAAAGCTAGGGCTAGAGCTGGGCCCACCCAACAGCAAGATTCTTTACATTGGGGGGAGGAGTTCTCTACTATGTCCAGATTTCATTCCCCTGAGCACTGgtaggttttgttttgtaaaagagTTCAAATATTGAATactctttaatcctcacaaggctggtggggagggagtgTTGATATTCAAGGGGACAGATCCAGACAGGAAAAGGTGAGATTAAAATCCCCAATGGGGCTGGTAGATGGGCCATGTAAAACAGCCTTGGAGCGTTGAGATTTGAGACTGAAAGCCCCGGACTGGACTTTGCCACTTCTTTGCCCAGTAGCTTGAGCAAGCCATAGGACCTTGGTGAACCTGTTTCTCTTCTGTCAAGTGGGATCATGCCCCGTCTCCTGCTATACCTGCCCTGGGGGCTGTGGATAGCTGATTGAGAGCAGTAAGAACAGAGGGACATCTCATACCATGCTAGGGTTACTAAAAGGGAGTGGGGGGTCCTGGGGTTctcctggactcctgggtcttgATCAGATTAATTCAGTTACTGTCTTGAAGGCTTTAGGATGAGAACTACTGGACAGGTGAGTTGCAATGAGGGGCGGGAAAGATCCACGTAGGGCCAAAGGCCTCCATTTCTCGTGTTTTCTAGGCTTCTAAGCTTGTCCCTAAAAACGAATGGAGATCAGGGAAGCCCCCTTCTGCAGAAAGGCATGGGGGACTGGGCCAGAGCATCCTCCCTCGCCTGTGTCTGAAAGGCAAAAAGACTGACAGATACTGATACCAAATCTCATCCCAGCTACCATTCATTTCCCTGTGCCCTTCTGGGACCCCTGAACTGCTCTTCCCGGGAGAACACAACAGACCCAAAGCCCTGGCCTCCACCCCCCGCCGTAGTGCCCCAAGTCCCATCTGTTCAGTTCTGAGGAATTCTCACTGCACCCCCAACCCGAAGGCCTGGAGGACAGGAGAACATACGGTGTCTGCCGGGAAGACAGACTGTCCTGCAGCAGTGTCCTGCCCTCATAGGACCTGGCGTGGCCTCTGTCTGTGGCCCTGCTCCAGCCTCTCAGATGACACTGGCCCTGCAGGTGCCCCGGCTTGGCTCCGAGGGGATGACAGTGGTGCCATGGGTGAGGCCGCTGGTGCCGTTGCTGAAGGAGGAGCTGAGGGCCACGGGGCGCAGTGGGAGCTCGTGGAGGTGCCACTGCCGCCACTTCTTCTGAACTTCCAGCTGGACCTGGCCCCAGAAATCAGCCATTAGCCCAGGAGAGAACATAAAGGACCGGTACCCAGAGTCCTGCTCACTCCCCTGGGGCCTTGGCCCCGGCCCTGCCACTCTTGAATAGCGGTCATGCCTTCCCCTCTCCTGCTGGCCACTCAGATTGACCTATTCCCGCCTGATGTCCACTAGGAATTGAGAGCCCTCCTCTGGGCATGAATCACCTGCAACCTCAATACTGTCAGGGAAAAGGGGCTTGTGGTTGTTTCACAAACTTCCAGAATTCTAACGTCTAGACTGTTACCTGGGACAACCGGACACATTGCCATGAAGCCACCCTAGGTCAGAACTTATctgggggccagggagctgcTGTTGGTAAATTTCCCTCACAATCCCCAGCTCTAGCTGCAAAACCTTTGAGGTTAGGCTTGAGACCTGATTTCTGGAAATCGTCAGAAGTTATTCTCATTCACCTTTCATATGTGGTGAACCAGATAGATGGTCAGCAGTCTCAGAAAGGCTTCACTTGTGTGCCAGGAACCTCGTGTTCTGGCCCAAATGCTCAGGGCAGTGGCAGAGGCCTCAAGGCAAGTGTGCAGACCCTCAAAGAGTCAATGCTCATTTGGGGTTCTCTGAGGGCTGAGTTGGCAGACATGTCATCTGAgtcactcattttacagatgagaagactgaggcccagagaagggtaGTAACTCAGATCACCTGTCCTGATCAGCAGCAGAGCAGTCAGGAACCTGGGTTCTGATTGGGGTGCCTGCACTTTCCTGCATTTCCTGAACTTCCCAAGGATAAGAATCACCCAGAGCGCTTGTTAAAAAACATTTAGCTCTCCATGTGGTTCTGTTGCTCCCTTGAAGTGAGCTCAGACTCCTACAAGATGCCCAAGCCAAGAGGCCCCAGCCTCTCCTAcccactcccccgcccccacccacttCCCAGGTAGCTAGGGGGCCCCTCCAGGCACCCTGAGCACACTCACCTCCCCATTGAGGAAGCAGTAGAGGACGGCCACCACCAGGCCCTGccagggagcagagggagcaggggTTAGTGTAGGTGCTCCAGCACcagcctccctcacccccagttCTTTAATCGTCGGGTGCAGGCTCACTCCCCCACCACAGGAAGAGTTGCAGAGCCTTCCCACACCTCGGGGGGATTGGGACTACCTCTTCTGGGCCCCCACAGTGTCCCTGGCTGTGCTGGCAGCATCTGGCACTGACAGCTCCTCAGGGTCAGGGACAGGGTCCCAATCACATGTTCCCAGCGTCTAGCGGTGACACTATATGTGGTGTCAGTAACATTAAAGTTACGGCTGCTAACTCAGTCATGGGAAAGGCAAGTCTCCTGAATTAGTAAGGTGGGTCCATCGGGAGAAGCAGGGAGTCGTGACACCTAAAGGCAGCCCACCCCAGGAGGAGGGGTTGGGGCCAGCCCATGTACGTGAGCCCCTGGACCCTAAGGGGCTCATTTTCAAGATAAGCTGGAAGTCTGGAGATGTTTAAACATGGACAGCTATTCATGTTGAAAAACAGAAGTGTAAATGTTTGGTCAGAACAAAGCTTATACGCAGGTCCTGACCTCTGCTCATCAGACAGGTGACTGCATTTCCCTGGTCCGGGGCCTCAGGGCTACTTCGCTTTGTGTTCCTGGCATGGTGGGGGTCTGTGCCCATCAGGACCCTCCTGTTATCTTACAGGTTTCTCCTGTTTTCTGCATGGTGCCCTCTGGGATCCTGGCACGGATCTCTGCCAGGGTAGGGATTACAATCTGGGAAGCAGGATTTGAGCCTAAGAGGCCTGCACGGAACCCTGAGCTGTGAGCAGGGTCTCTGCAGTGCGGATACCACACTCACCCTCAGGGACTCTCCTTGGGCCAGCCCTTCCTTACAGGCCCTACCCTCAGGCTTCCCAGCTGCTGAGCGCCTTACCCCTGAGGCCTGGTGGCCACAGCTTGGACCTTAGGTGGCCTAACCCTCTTCCTTAGTCCCATCCAGGCCTGCCCTTAACTTACTACCTTGGAAAGGACCCCAAAGAGCAATGAGCCAGCCTGTCTATGGTGGGCTTAATATGTACGACTGCTCAGGCGTATTGGCATTTAACAAGACTCAGTGACAAAATTAGAAGAATTGGCTTTAGAATTTCAGACCTCAATAACTGCTGCCTAGAATGGGGACAGTTTGGGGGCAGTGGTTTCCAAATTTTgctgcatgttagaatcaccCGGAAGCTTTGCCCAGGTTGCACTCGGTACCCCAAACCTGAATGTCTCGGGGGAGCATCAGCAGCTTTGAGAGATCCCTAGATGGTTCCAACAGACATCACTTATTAGGGAATACTGTCAGAGGGTGTGAAAGGCCGGCTTTGAAATAAAATAGCCAAATTGAAGTATAACTTGGCCTGCATAATTGTGGGTTTCTGGGCTCCAGGggcttcatttaatccttaccaaAGACCTAGGAGATAGGTACGAGGATCCCCTTCACAGGTGAGGGAACTGTCACGAGGGTTTAGGCAGGACTGGAGCTGTGTCTGCTTGGCCCAGAGCTGCCAGCCAAGATTGTTGCCTGTCTCACTGGGCCCAGGATTGCCTGGGCCTCAAGGATCCAGGAACACATTGGCACTGTTCAGGGGAGGGCAGGAGCCCCGAGTGAGGGATAGTTAGATGTGcccaggtatatatatataggacaGGCCTCACACAGCCGGCAACTTTAAGAAACACCACACTGTTTAtacaatcattaaaaaatgaagtatttaaagAACTTCAATGACGtggaaaaatattaatgatgGGCGTGACAGGGAATTAAACAAGCAGGATACGCATACAAAGCCACACATGATCCCAGTTACATGTGTGTGCGGGCACATCTGTGTGTCTTCCTGGATAGAAAAGAGACTTAGAAGTAAA includes these proteins:
- the TMEM37 gene encoding voltage-dependent calcium channel gamma-like subunit; the encoded protein is MTAIAVQAQRLLGQRRPRRSFFESFIRTLIIVCAALAVVLSSVSICDGHWLLAEDRLFGLWHFCTTSNQTGPQCLRDLSQAHVPGLAMGMVLVRSGGALAVVAAIFGLELLMVSQVCEDRHTRRKWALGSILLLISFVLSSTGLLGFVILLRSQITLIGFTLMFWCQFTASFLFFLNAISGLHVNSMTHPWDQPRKF